A DNA window from Phaeodactylum tricornutum CCAP 1055/1 chromosome 31, whole genome shotgun sequence contains the following coding sequences:
- a CDS encoding predicted protein, with the protein MEQVQFKLHDGSRRAPSGGIEGLGFDNDPNKPKTKDPAVSLYTVPVQEILERYRAPPVMEYLSLDIEGAEYFVMKDFPFTTYRFKIMTIERPSQELVNLLYSNQYVYLAANNEYGMETLWVHRDHLSELDTTAIEAVKWRTVSTRWIEVGTSPAEKPRVIAQK; encoded by the coding sequence ATGGAACAAGTCCAATTTAAACTACACGACGGATCGAGACGGGCACCCAGTGGAGGAATTGAAGGATTAGGATTTGATAACGATCCCAACAAACCCAAAACCAAGGATCCAGCAGTGTCTCTCTACACGGTGCCCGTTCAGGAAATCCTCGAACGATACCGGGCACCCCCTGTTATGGAATATCTTTCTTTGGACATTGAAGGAGCCGAGTACTTTGTCATGAAGGACTTTCCCTTCACCACTTatcgcttcaaaatcatgACAATAGAGCGTCCATCGCAGGAACTTGTCAATCTTTTGTACTCCAACCAATATGTCTACCTGGCCGCCAACAACGAGTATGGAATGGAAACCCTTTGGGTTCATCGAGACCACCTCAGCGAGTTGGACACTACTGCCATAGAGGCCGTCAAATGGAGGACGGTCAGTACCCGCTGGATCGAGGTGGGCACGTCTCCCGCGGAGAAACCGCGGGTGATTGCCCAGAAGTAA
- a CDS encoding predicted protein, giving the protein MADPLVQFGDLFRRQENGINSREVFSLSKEFRSVDTDFCRLPGNGTALMDCSQSSSPVLSRIHSTRSPGITLPLISSRQLAQEGIAYQVPASTSSSSSLPLWHLALAGSLATLLADSLTHPVDCIKTIQQSDAGMGLSLVAAASYLWSSAGIVAFYQGFLTYGCTDAVGGAIKFTVFESWNRAIASSVGADRRNESLRDRLDTIPPVLIRAAGAAMALIASSVVTVPGEFVKQQLQVGHYSSLSEALQSVYLTSGLPGFFHGYDGVVYRDIPFTMLELGLYDAFKNMVRQTRSSTDPGPPAAWEDVVAAAATGCVAAVVTTPLDTIKTKLMVDDYGGASFFDCFASTVEQHGVWSLFAGLLARIAWIGPSTAIYLPTYDLLKRLFAAQQAREQSSDVLSCNTMDDFPL; this is encoded by the exons ATGGCTGATCCTCTGGTCCAATTTGGCGACTTGTTCCGACGCCAAGAGAACGGGATTAACTCAAGGGAGGTTTTTAGCCTTTCAAAGGAGTTCCGGAGCGTTG ATACGGACTTTTGCCGGTTGCCGGGCAACGGTACTGCCTTGATGGATTGTTCACAATCGTCGTCTCCCGTACTAAGCCGTATCCACAGTACGAGGAGTCCGGGGATCACGCTGCCGTTGATTTCCTCACGACAACTCGCTCAAGAAGGAATCGCGTACCAGGTTCCGGCATCGacctcgtcgtcatcatcgcTGCCGTTGTGGCATCTAGCACTGGCCGGAAGTCTGGCTACGCTTCTGGCGGATTCGTTGACGCATCCCGTAGACTGCATCAAAACCATCCAGCAGAGTGATGCCGGCATGGGCTTGTCGCTGGTTGCCGCCGCTTCGTATCTCTGGTCTTCCGCGGGGATTGTGGCATTCTATCAAGGCTTTCTGACGTATGGTTGTACGGATGCCGTCGGGGGAGCCATCAAATTCACCGTCTTTGAATCATGGAATCGGGCAATCGCTAGCAGTGTTGGTGCCGACCGACGGAACGAGAGCCTTCGGGACCGTTTAGACACGATCCCTCCAGTACTGATACGGGCCGCGGGAGCCGCCATGGCCTTGATAGCGAGCTCGGTTGTTA CCGTCCCGGGAGAATTTGTCAAGCAGCAACTCCAAGTGGGACACTACTCGAGCTTATCCGAAGCTCTGCAATCCGTGTATCTCACTAGTGGCTTACCAGGTTTCTTTCACGGTTATGATGGTGTGGTGTATCGAGATATACCCTTCACCATGCTCGAGCTCGGTCTCTACGATGCCTTCAAGAACATGGTCCGTCAAACACGTAGTTCTACCGATCCGGGCCCTCCGGCAGCGTGGGAAGATGTTGTTGCCGCCGCCGCGACTGGATGTGTGGCGGCAGTCGTCACGACACCACTCGATACCATCAAAACGAAGCTCATGGTGGATGATTACGGTGGGGCTTCGttttttgattgtttcgCGTCCACCGTGGAACAGCACGGTGTGTGGAGTTTGTTTGCTGGATTGTTGGCACGCATTGCCTGGATTGGGCCGTCGACGGCTATTTACTTGCCCACCTACGATTTGCTCAAGCGACTTTTTGCGGCACAGCAAGCGCGGGAGCAATCGTCAGACGTGTTGAGCTGTAACACTATGGATGATTTCCCGCTTTGA
- the HSP90 gene encoding heat shock protein Hsp90 (heat shock protein, N terminus contains putative ER signal peptide (SignalP score = 1.000); putatively chloroplast targeted) — protein MKFSSLAVFALATAASAFAPAAFRPSSAAFGVAQSKGPLASRRSADALFMSSTEAASKESFEFTSDVGRVMDLIINSLYSDKDIFLRELISNAADACDKKRFLSITEAGEDVSVKPEIKIKPNFDENTITIEDSGVGMTKDELINNLGRIAQSGTRNFLQALGDGSADVTLIGQFGVGFYSAYLVANKVEVVTKSLQDGSSQYRWSSDAGSSYTIENDTSDPIDGSGTRIVLHLKDEASEYLESSKMQELLQRYSEFIEFPISIWKETTEYKKVPDEEANKDLPEGEEPKMKTVPETKEGYERVNNQKPIWLRPPREVEEDEYTDFYKSAFRASYDDPMKWTHFVLEGQVECKALLYIPGMLPFELSKDMFDENARNIRLYVKRVFINDKFEDLMPRWLKFVRGVVDSNDLPLNVSREILQKSKVLSIINKRLVRKSLDMIRDIEQDEDEGQYVMFWNNFGKYLKVGVIEDDANRKEIAPLLRFFSSQSGEEYTSLEKYVEAMPEGQKSIYYVTGDGRENASMSPVIEKLASRGYEVLFATEPLDEIMMESLRNYKDKDVVDAAKENLNLDDSQDEESKKKKEQLREEYKQVAEYLETLLKGKVQKVVISDQLTDSPAALVQGAYGMSPTMQRYMRAQSVASGGNGDLPGMNQAVMEVNPNHPIVRGLDRMIKVDKESTELQDRALLMYDVAAMTSGYEVGDMKSFAARVMGLMDTGVGGISDAEIISESPTPTETEEPKMEAKMEDKKEDTKEEKTTADSTSAEAVTAEVMSDDEKKAS, from the exons ATGAAGTTTTCTTCGCTAGCAGTTTTCGCGCTCGCCACCGCGGCCTCGGCTTTTGCTCCGGCAGCCTTTCGACCGAGCAGTGCTGCTTTTGGCGTGGCACAGTCAAAAGGACCTTTGGCAAGCCGACGTTCGGCCGATGCACTCTTCATGAGTTCCACGGAGGCCGCTTCGAAGGAAAGCTTTGAATTTACG AGCGATGTCGGCCGAGTGATGGATCTGATCATCAACTCGTTGTATTCCGACAAAGATATCTTTCTTCGCGAACTCATTTCCAACGCCGCCGACGCCTGCGACAAGAAGCGATTCCTTAGTATCACCGAGGCGGGTGAGGATGTCTCCGTCAAGCCTGAAATCAAAATTAAACCCAACTTTGACGAGAACACTATCACGATTGAAGACAGCGGTGTGGGTATGACGAAGGACGAACTCATCAACAATCTTGGTCGTATCGCACAGTCTGGTACCCGCAATTTTTTACAAGCACTGGGTGATGGATCGGCAGATGTCACTTTGATTGGGCAGTTTGGTGTGGGTTTCTATTCTGCTTACCTGGTGGCCAACAAGGTCGAAGTGGTGACCAAATCCTTACAAGATGGTTCTTCACAATACCGGTGGTCGTCCGATGCGGGCAGCTCATACACAATTGAGAATGACACGTCCGACCCTATTGACGGCTCGGGAACCCGAATCGTTTTACATTTGAAGGATGAGGCTTCCGAATATTTGGAATCTTCAAAGATGCAGGAACTTCTGCAACGGTACTCAGAATTCATTGAGTTTCCGATTTCTATCTGGAAGGAGACGACTGAATACAAAAAGGTtcccgacgaagaagccaatAAAGATTTGCCAGAGGGCGAGGAACCGAAAATGAAGACAGTCCCGGAAACAAAAGAGGGGTACGAGCGcgtcaacaaccaaaagccGATTTGGCTGCGACCACCTCGTGAAGTCGAGGAAGACGAGTACACGGACTTTTACAAGTCGGCTTTCCGTGCCTCGTACGACGATCCCATGAAATGGACGCACTTTGTGCTTGAAGGACAAGTGGAATGCAAGGCCTTACTCTACATTCCTGGTATGCTTCCGTTTGAACTTTCTAAGGACATGTTTGACGAAAATGCACGGAATATTCGACTATATGTCAAACGGGTCTTTATCAACGACAAGTTTGAAGACCTGATGCCACGCTGGCTCAAGTTTGTCCGTGGTGTAGTTGACAGTAACGACTTGCCTCTGAATGTGAGCCGTGAGATTCTGCAAAAATCAAAGGTGCTTTCCATCATTAATAAGCGTTTGGTACGCAAGTCCTTGGATATGATTCGAGACATTGAAcaggacgaagacgagggGCAGTATGTAATGTTCTGGAATAATTTTGGCAAGTACCTAAAGGTCGGTGTCATCGAAGACGACGCCAACCGCAAGGAAATTGCGCCGTTGTTGCGCTTCTTCTCGAGCCAATCGGGCGAAGAATACACCTCGCTAGAGAAATACGTCGAGGCCATGCCCGAGGGGCAAAAGTCGATCTACTACGTAACTGGTGACGGCCGAGAAAACGCGTCCATGTCTCCCGTCATTGAAAAACTCGCGTCGAGAGGTTACGAAGTTTTGTTTGCCACGGAACCATTGGACGAAATTATGATGGAAAGTCTCCGTAACTACAAAGACAAAGatgtcgtcgacgccgccaAGGAAAACCTTAATTTGGACGATTCGCAAGACGAAgagtcgaaaaagaagaaggaaCAACTGAGAGAAGAGTACAAACAAGTAGCGGAATATCTAGAGACCCTCCTCAAGGGCAAAGTACAAAAGGTGGTGATTTCTGATCAATTAACTGACTCGCCCGCAGCCTTGGTGCAGGGCGCGTACGGCATGAGCCCGACCATGCAACGATACATGCGTGCCCAATCTGTCGCTTCGGGCGGTAACGGTGACTTACCGGGAATGAACCAAGCTGTTATGGAAGTGAACCCGAATCATCCCATTGTGAGGGGTTTGGATCGAATGATCAAGGTCGACAAGGAGTCAACGGAGCTGCAGGACCGGGCACTTTTGATGTATGACGTTGCTGCCATGACGAGCGGCTACGAAGTGGGTGACATGAAGAGCTTTGCGGCGCGTGTCATGGGTCTCATGGACACCGGAGTTGGTGGCATATCCGACGCTGAGATCATTAGTGAAAGTCCGACGCCCACAGAAACGGAAGAACCAAAGATGGAAGCAAAGATGgaagacaaaaaagaagacacgaaagaagagaaaacaaCAGCTGACAGTACAAGCGCAGAGGCCGTTACTGCGGAAGTAAtgagcgacgacgaaaaaaaGGCTAGCTAG
- a CDS encoding predicted protein: protein MARGAQAKLRRRNRKGDDEEAVIDMFGPKQGGAEATGTSDFDEIPMPPGLASGTTSESPVEADNSEEESNLPKKKKKKSKPTAKEPLAGTASSAGSTNGIKRTPLILLILMTGTTLLPAFIYAGDYLSTFMAKNHIMGQIGFRMGVGAVPRKRVVSFYEKHSPEKLEEVPNILSKHYGDYPKLIRKLERKYQDYGYFLGWEEDEAPMRLALDQVHAMYETWVTDYWNRYAPQPLKTAARNMRYNFSFLYKKLRKAWKKQVWPHLEPFLGVPDKRAAEKQKRKDAADARKRRAGSSAGTRRKNTDYRDDVEED, encoded by the coding sequence ATGGCACGAGGAGCTCAAGCCAAGCTGCGGCGTCGAAACCGCAAAGGGGACGATGAGGAAGCAGTGATTGACATGTTTGGTCCCAAACAAGGCGGCGCCGAAGCCACAGGAACGAGCGATTTCGACGAAATTCCCATGCCACCTGGACTCGCGAGCGGTACCACGTCCGAATCTCCCGTCGAAGCTGACAACAGCGAAGAAGAATCAAACCTgcccaaaaagaagaagaaaaagagtAAGCCGACGGCAAAAGAGCCGCTGGCCGGTACAGCCAGTAGCGCCGGTAGCACCAATGGCATTAAGCGTACCCCACTGATCCTACTCATTCTCATGACGGGAACCACCCTTTTACCCGCCTTCATCTATGCTGGTGACTACTTGAGTACCTTTATGGCCAAGAATCATATCATGGGACAAATTGGTTTCCGGATGGGCGTGGGCGCCGTTCCTCGCAAACGTGTCGTTTCCTTCTACGAAAAACACTCACCGGAAAAGCTAGAAGAGGTACCTAATATTCTTTCCAAGCACTATGGTGACTATCCCAAGCTTATTCGAAAGCTCGAACGCAAATACCAAGATTACGGGTATTTTTTGGGTtgggaagaagacgaggccCCTATGCGCTTGGCGCTGGATCAGGTTCACGCAATGTACGAAACGTGGGTAACCGACTACTGGAATCGTTACGCACCGCAGCCCCTCAAGACGGCGGCCCGAAATATGCGGTACAATTTCAGCTTTCTCTACAAAAAGCTGCGCAAAGCCTGGAAGAAGCAGGTGTGGCCGCATCTGGAGCCGTTTTTGGGCGTGCCCGACAAGCGAGCGGCGGAGAAACAAAAGCGCAAAGATGCGGCTGACGCCCGGAAGCGCCGTGCGGGATCGTCAGCAGGTacaagaagaaagaacactgaCTATCGGGATGATGTGGAAGAAGATTGA
- a CDS encoding predicted protein produces the protein MRVVIGVTLLAVAVSSFSSAPTFRAGSTRTVLSATKGFGAGPEPKKAKSEGQVKREKESSKYDEIAGTGGQEYSIFVRQFGSDDQSWLPCGSVAVPRNAQVSDAVYANDEALRKAIVRTYPKLRGSEEEFEFGYNLKVYPDDPIEVAVKGKPRPGGLSVGNWISTLLSPVDASKVPPPPIKE, from the coding sequence ATGCGAGTAGTCATTGGTGTTACCTTGCTAGCCGTAGCGGtttcgtccttttcctcgGCACCGACCTTCCGGGCCGGGTCCACACGGACGGTGCTGTCGGCGACCAAGGGCTTTGGCGCCGGTCCCGAACCGAAAAAGGCCAAATCCGAGGGACAAGTCaagcgcgaaaaggaatCTTCCAAGTACGACGAAATTGCTGGAACCGGTGGCCAAGAATATTCCATTTTTGTCCGCCAGTTTGGTTCGGACGACCAATCCTGGTTGCCGTGTGGCTCCGTGGCCGTTCCGCGCAACGCTCAGGTCTCGGACGCCGTGtacgccaacgacgaagccTTGCGTAAAGCTATTGTCCGAACGTATCCTAAGCTGCGGGggtcggaagaagaattcgAATTCGGTTACAATCTCAAAGTGTACCCGGACGATCCGATTGAAGTTGCCGTCAAGGGCAAGCCGAGACCCGGCGGTCTCTCGGTAGGCAACTGGATTTCCACCCTGCTCAGTCCCGTCGATGCCTCCAAGGTCCCGCCTCCTCCGATTAAGGAGTGA
- a CDS encoding predicted protein — MHSPFTTAAALILTSLWSTTRYYGEAYSVPFFATRRSALTMKRGRGSLGREVATGPSLGSSLNWCPIPAGQTLPTTEGKVGFLDTNLPTMKNGNTNPTGAVAAVRYDDNIYCFASACPSCQVPLSKAKILPANEETKQRAPRLTCDFCKATYSLGDGSKLQTTESGGILGGVVKSIFASQSSGPLKLYKLGEQKGKLLIVVD; from the exons ATGCATTCTCCGTTCACAACCGCCGCGGCGCTGATCCTCACCAGTCTCTGGTCCACTACTCGCTACTACGGCGAGGCCTATTCCGTCCCCTTTTTCGCCACACGCCGGTCTGCGCTCACCATGAAACGCGGTCGCGGGAGTCTCGGACGTGAAGTCG caacgggaCCGAGTTTGGGCTCGTCACTCAACTGGTGTCCCATCCCGGCTGGACAAACCTTACCCACTACCGAAGGCAAGGTCGGGTTCCTCGATACCAACCTACCCACCATGAAGAACGGCAACACCAATCCGACCGGAGCGGTGGCCGCCGTCCgctacgacgacaacatcTACTGCTTCGCCAGTGCCTGTCCTTCCTGTCAGGTACCCCTCTCCAAGGCCAAGATACTCCCCGCCAACGAAGAAACGAAACAGCGGGCGCCGCGATTGACGTGTGACTTTTGCAAAGCCACGTACAGTTTGGGTGACGGATCCAAACTGCAAACGACCGAATCGGGAGGTATTCTCGGTGGCGTCGTCAAGTCCATTTTTGCTTCGCAAAGTTCCGGGCCACTCAAACTTTACAAGTTGGGAGAGCAAAAGGGAAAACTGTTGATTGTCGTAGATTAG